In Lysinibacillus sp. FSL M8-0337, the following proteins share a genomic window:
- a CDS encoding IS3 family transposase (programmed frameshift) has product MAKFSGEEKLNAVLRYLNGNESARSIAKEIGVLHPNLLTWVKHYKQRGVDAFVKQYTNYSAQFKLDVLNFMIEHGTSLTETAAIFHIVAPSTLCVWRKQFETKGFDALQSRKKGRPSMKKETNKQPKQVLVEGSPEALRAEIDRLRMENDYFKKVECLSSSQGKITKEDKVKVIYELRYKYPVKALVAFAKIPRSTYYDLVKKMNRPDSDAELKAEIQAIYNEHEGRYGYRRIRDELANRGQKVNHKKVQRMMKELGLKCIVRMKKYKSYKGTVGKIADNILNRNFKADAPNEKWVTDITEFKLFGEKLYLSPVLDLFNGEIITYTIGSRPTYSLVSEMLEKALARLPEEHKLLMHSDQGWHYQMKQYRHALKAKGVVQSMSRKGNCHDNSVMENFFGIMKSEFLYLKEFESVEQFKIELEQYMNYYNTKRIKAKLKLSPVQYRTQFIQAA; this is encoded by the exons ATGGCTAAATTTAGTGGAGAAGAAAAGTTAAATGCTGTTTTAAGATATTTAAATGGAAATGAAAGTGCGAGATCAATTGCCAAAGAAATAGGCGTTTTACACCCTAATCTTTTAACTTGGGTGAAACATTATAAACAACGTGGTGTTGATGCTTTTGTAAAACAATATACAAATTACTCTGCACAGTTTAAACTAGACGTACTAAATTTTATGATTGAACACGGTACATCCTTAACTGAAACAGCTGCTATTTTTCATATAGTGGCTCCTTCAACCCTATGTGTTTGGAGAAAACAATTTGAAACAAAAGGATTCGATGCCCTTCAGTCAAGGAAAAAGGGGCGTCCATCCATGAAAAAAGAAACGAACAAACAACCAAAACAAGTACTAGTAGAGGGCTCACCGGAAGCACTTCGAGCAGAAATCGACCGACTACGTATGGAAAACGATTATT TTAAAAAAGTTGAATGCCTTAGTTCAAGCCAAGGAAAAATCACCAAAGAAGACAAAGTAAAGGTCATCTATGAACTAAGGTACAAATACCCGGTGAAGGCTCTCGTGGCATTCGCAAAGATTCCACGTAGCACGTACTACGATTTAGTGAAGAAGATGAATCGACCAGATTCAGATGCCGAGTTAAAGGCCGAAATTCAAGCAATTTATAACGAACATGAGGGTCGTTACGGCTACCGTCGCATTCGTGATGAGCTCGCGAATCGTGGGCAAAAGGTGAATCATAAGAAAGTACAACGCATGATGAAAGAGCTTGGTTTAAAGTGCATAGTAAGAATGAAAAAGTATAAATCTTATAAAGGGACAGTTGGCAAAATTGCGGATAATATTTTAAATCGTAACTTTAAAGCCGATGCCCCAAACGAGAAATGGGTAACGGATATTACTGAGTTTAAATTATTTGGCGAAAAGCTTTATTTATCGCCTGTTTTAGACTTGTTTAACGGAGAAATTATCACCTATACAATTGGCTCTAGACCTACCTATTCATTGGTCTCAGAGATGTTGGAGAAGGCTTTAGCACGCTTGCCAGAAGAACATAAACTACTCATGCATTCCGATCAAGGCTGGCATTATCAAATGAAGCAATATCGCCACGCTCTAAAAGCAAAAGGTGTTGTGCAAAGTATGTCACGTAAAGGGAATTGTCATGATAACTCCGTAATGGAGAATTTCTTTGGCATAATGAAGTCCGAATTCCTTTATTTAAAGGAATTCGAAAGTGTGGAGCAGTTTAAAATAGAATTAGAACAATATATGAACTATTACAACACAAAACGTATCAAGGCAAAATTAAAACTGAGTCCGGTGCAATACCGAACTCAGTTTATCCAAGCTGCCTAA
- a CDS encoding 3-hydroxyacyl-CoA dehydrogenase codes for MNYQNITVAGSGVLGSQIAYQSAFKGFNVTVYDINDDALKNAQERITKLKPLYQHDLGATQEEVDAAYARLSFNSDLADAVANADLVIEAIPEVVKIKTEFYTNLGKVAPAKTIFATNSSTLLPSQFAEATGRPEKFLALHFANTIWVNNTAEIMKHPGTDMKVFDEVVEFARAIGMVPLPLYKEQPGYILNSLLVPFLDAAEMLLVKEVADPETIDKTWMIGTGAPLGPFAILDVVGINTAHNIVEAKAAATGDENMKKLANLLKTEYIDKGKLGRATGEGFYQYPNPSFAKPDFLKG; via the coding sequence ATGAATTATCAAAACATTACTGTAGCAGGAAGCGGAGTTTTAGGAAGCCAGATTGCTTATCAGTCTGCATTTAAAGGATTTAACGTTACTGTATACGATATTAATGACGATGCTTTAAAAAATGCGCAAGAGCGTATTACAAAGTTAAAACCATTGTATCAGCACGATTTAGGTGCCACACAGGAAGAAGTAGATGCTGCTTACGCTCGTCTATCATTTAATAGTGATTTAGCAGATGCTGTAGCAAATGCTGATTTAGTTATCGAAGCTATTCCTGAAGTTGTAAAAATTAAAACTGAATTTTACACAAACCTTGGTAAAGTTGCACCTGCAAAAACAATTTTTGCTACAAACTCATCCACTTTATTACCTAGCCAATTTGCAGAAGCAACAGGTCGTCCAGAGAAATTTTTAGCATTACATTTTGCTAATACTATTTGGGTAAACAATACGGCTGAAATTATGAAACACCCAGGTACAGATATGAAAGTATTCGATGAAGTGGTGGAATTTGCACGTGCTATCGGCATGGTACCACTACCTTTATATAAAGAACAGCCTGGCTATATTTTAAACTCTTTACTAGTGCCATTTTTAGATGCTGCTGAAATGCTATTAGTAAAAGAAGTAGCTGACCCTGAAACAATTGATAAAACATGGATGATTGGTACTGGCGCTCCTCTTGGACCATTTGCTATTTTAGACGTTGTAGGTATTAATACAGCCCATAACATTGTAGAAGCAAAAGCTGCCGCTACAGGGGATGAAAACATGAAAAAATTAGCTAACCTATTGAAAACAGAGTATATCGATAAAGGTAAATTAGGACGAGCTACAGGTGAAGGCTTCTACCAATACCCTAACCCAAGCTTCGCTAAACCCGATTTCCTAAAAGGCTAG
- a CDS encoding ABC transporter ATP-binding protein, with translation MTQFTMENVRKTFTNGEVQEEILKGINLTLKEGEVTALVGASGSGKSTLLTIAAGLQPTTDGQVIFEGKNMTTLSADQVRQVRASKFGFVFQFAHLVPFLTVEEQLLLMLEVSESPLKKHEQQREVERILNLVGMDHRKNAYPSSLSGGEKQRVAIARAIIHKPKVLFADEPTASLDSKRSKDVMELIRNLTKSLNITTLMVTHDEEMLMYTDQVIKMNDGKILQNVN, from the coding sequence ATGACACAATTTACAATGGAGAATGTTAGAAAAACGTTTACAAATGGTGAAGTGCAGGAAGAAATATTAAAAGGCATTAACCTGACCCTGAAAGAAGGAGAAGTAACAGCATTAGTGGGCGCTTCAGGTTCTGGTAAAAGTACACTACTAACGATTGCAGCAGGTTTGCAACCTACAACCGATGGGCAGGTAATCTTTGAAGGGAAAAACATGACGACATTGAGTGCAGATCAAGTTCGTCAAGTACGGGCAAGTAAATTTGGCTTTGTCTTTCAATTTGCACATTTAGTGCCGTTTCTTACAGTAGAAGAACAGCTTCTGCTGATGTTGGAAGTTTCTGAATCGCCATTAAAGAAACACGAGCAGCAAAGAGAGGTAGAGCGTATTTTAAATTTAGTAGGGATGGATCATCGTAAAAATGCCTATCCTTCTTCATTATCAGGTGGGGAGAAGCAGCGAGTTGCTATTGCCCGAGCGATTATTCATAAACCGAAAGTGCTCTTTGCGGATGAGCCAACAGCAAGTCTGGATTCGAAACGATCGAAGGACGTAATGGAGTTAATTCGAAATCTTACTAAATCATTAAATATAACGACGTTAATGGTTACACATGATGAAGAAATGCTTATGTATACAGACCAAGTCATTAAAATGAATGACGGTAAAATTTTGCAAAATGTAAATTAA
- a CDS encoding MerR family transcriptional regulator has product MTSVNSTTWHYNIKQVSEVTGLSKQVIRKWEERYQLVEPKRLDNGHRVYTEQDIQILLKVRKLSQQGYSIKQAATVVKTMEPEQESDSKPIPVPTIQHEMNDYVFLLLEKGAHCDEIEINRILQDAHYALGLPKFLSTVVIPLLHEVGMRWEKAEWSEYQEAVITMVIRDYLVQIRRNYQYKDNAPLIMGACLPGEYHEVPLHILLLQAMLLGWKSFLIGSSPALGAIESLVSKFQPQIVILSALTTMPFEMHPALLQQLEDFASKYPSIQFYLGGAGAIEYTKDKDLHFITIAQTIEEVFQ; this is encoded by the coding sequence ATGACATCTGTCAATTCAACAACATGGCATTATAATATTAAACAAGTTTCTGAAGTAACGGGTCTTTCTAAGCAAGTCATTCGAAAATGGGAAGAACGCTATCAACTTGTTGAACCAAAGCGATTAGACAACGGCCATAGAGTTTACACAGAACAAGATATTCAAATACTGCTAAAGGTACGAAAACTATCCCAACAAGGATATTCTATAAAACAAGCAGCCACAGTTGTCAAAACAATGGAGCCAGAACAAGAATCAGATTCTAAACCAATTCCTGTTCCAACTATCCAACACGAAATGAACGATTATGTTTTTCTTCTACTAGAAAAAGGGGCGCATTGTGACGAAATTGAAATTAACCGAATTCTTCAAGATGCCCATTATGCGCTTGGCTTACCCAAATTTCTATCGACTGTAGTTATTCCTTTGTTACATGAAGTAGGTATGCGATGGGAAAAAGCGGAATGGTCAGAATATCAGGAAGCTGTTATCACGATGGTGATCCGAGATTATTTAGTACAGATTAGACGCAACTATCAATATAAAGACAACGCCCCGCTCATTATGGGGGCATGTTTACCAGGGGAATATCATGAAGTCCCACTCCATATTTTGCTTTTACAAGCGATGTTGCTCGGATGGAAGTCATTTTTAATAGGGAGCTCACCTGCACTAGGGGCAATTGAATCGCTCGTTTCGAAGTTTCAGCCTCAAATTGTTATATTGTCTGCTCTAACAACTATGCCTTTTGAAATGCACCCTGCTCTCTTACAGCAATTAGAGGATTTTGCTTCAAAGTATCCATCTATACAATTTTATTTAGGTGGAGCTGGCGCAATCGAATATACAAAAGATAAAGACTTACATTTCATTACCATTGCTCAAACGATTGAGGAAGTCTTCCAATAA
- a CDS encoding GyrI-like domain-containing protein — translation MKITIEELPASKIAFFRNVGEYGERQNKGLMESFKQWAHLNDLLNQSAIFGIAQDNPEITPKEQCRYDVGIMIHENFHVSKPAHVGTFSGGKYAVFLLDHTKEAISTFWNTVFSEIEQHQLIMRQEPIIERYTSQMIDNHLCEILVPVQ, via the coding sequence ATGAAAATCACAATTGAAGAATTACCCGCTTCAAAAATTGCCTTTTTTAGAAACGTTGGTGAATATGGTGAACGACAAAACAAAGGGTTAATGGAGTCTTTTAAACAATGGGCACATTTAAATGACTTGTTGAATCAATCAGCCATATTCGGCATAGCGCAAGATAATCCCGAAATAACTCCTAAAGAGCAATGTCGATATGATGTGGGCATAATGATTCATGAAAATTTCCATGTGTCAAAACCTGCACATGTTGGTACATTTAGTGGCGGGAAATATGCTGTTTTCTTGCTCGACCATACTAAAGAAGCAATCAGCACATTTTGGAACACTGTCTTTTCAGAAATCGAACAACATCAGCTAATCATGAGACAAGAACCAATAATTGAAAGATATACATCGCAAATGATTGATAATCATTTATGCGAAATATTAGTTCCGGTTCAGTAA
- a CDS encoding ABC transporter permease, translated as MNLALKEMKKNKVRFVILGSIVFLVSLLTFIISGLANGLSQDNAALIKDLPAGQFYMNEDADETYNLSRIDSSTQDEILSKQKDAVAFSIQMGFINDKAGKQQSVAFVTATDSPLFANVKHEEIILDSSLKEKGIQIGDTVTNNQFSGKFIVKDFVEQKKYSHAPVAYISMEDYQEIYRVKEMQLVFTPDGDTSQAYTGLQAFSKSDFLNTIPSYSAEQMSLNMIVWFLVVISGMLFAIFFYMMNVQKIGLYGILKAIGLKTSKLFKMIWTQMIVITAISLVLSITLSQVFNQFAPQGMPFSLSFATITQLSIVFLIIGFIGATISGIQIKKIQPLQAIQQGEV; from the coding sequence ATGAACCTGGCTTTAAAAGAAATGAAGAAAAATAAAGTACGATTTGTAATTTTAGGTTCGATTGTTTTTCTGGTGAGTTTATTAACCTTTATTATTTCGGGTTTGGCAAATGGATTATCGCAAGACAATGCTGCGCTTATTAAAGATTTACCAGCGGGGCAGTTTTACATGAACGAAGATGCAGATGAAACATATAATCTTTCTAGAATAGATAGCAGTACCCAAGATGAAATTTTAAGCAAACAAAAAGATGCTGTCGCCTTTTCTATTCAAATGGGCTTTATTAATGATAAGGCAGGGAAGCAGCAAAGCGTGGCATTTGTAACAGCTACCGACTCGCCGTTATTTGCAAATGTCAAACATGAAGAAATTATTTTAGATAGCTCATTAAAGGAAAAAGGAATACAAATAGGCGATACAGTAACAAACAATCAGTTTAGTGGCAAGTTTATTGTAAAAGATTTTGTTGAACAAAAGAAATATAGCCATGCGCCAGTAGCCTATATTAGTATGGAAGATTACCAAGAAATTTATCGAGTTAAAGAAATGCAATTAGTGTTTACACCAGATGGGGATACCTCACAAGCGTATACAGGATTACAAGCTTTTTCAAAAAGTGATTTTTTAAATACGATACCGAGTTATAGCGCAGAACAAATGTCTCTTAATATGATTGTCTGGTTTTTAGTTGTCATTAGTGGCATGCTGTTTGCAATCTTTTTCTATATGATGAACGTTCAGAAGATTGGCTTATATGGTATTTTAAAAGCAATTGGTTTAAAAACAAGTAAGTTATTCAAAATGATTTGGACGCAAATGATTGTGATTACTGCGATTTCTCTGGTGCTATCAATTACACTAAGCCAAGTTTTTAATCAGTTTGCACCACAAGGAATGCCATTTAGTTTAAGTTTTGCTACAATAACACAATTGTCGATTGTATTCCTTATTATTGGATTTATCGGAGCTACTATTTCTGGTATCCAAATTAAAAAAATTCAACCATTACAAGCGATACAACAAGGAGAGGTCTAA
- a CDS encoding zinc transporter family protein, translated as MILGGFLFFSVSIGGTIAWVFSKLFQHTTQGLSLLCGGFLVGLLILDIIPSSFQMYKSFGIILGILIGYLVFQLLSSLFHPTNYQNPSVSLLAIAMVIHTIPISLTVGNLLGNSALSITITASIILHHLPEGFALTTAFLSQSEKLWKLFIYFIGFSIFFIIFILIGQYWDLTIRAQGILMGLSIGLIGTASISEFILHHVQTVTLKAFLTYILLGYFLSYMFHVLAG; from the coding sequence ATGATACTTGGAGGATTTCTTTTTTTCAGCGTGAGTATAGGAGGAACAATTGCTTGGGTTTTCTCTAAGCTTTTTCAACATACAACCCAGGGCTTATCATTATTATGTGGCGGATTTTTAGTGGGATTGCTTATACTAGACATCATTCCATCCTCATTTCAAATGTACAAGTCTTTTGGCATCATACTAGGCATTCTCATCGGCTATTTAGTTTTTCAACTACTTAGTAGTTTATTTCACCCGACTAATTATCAAAATCCCTCCGTTTCCTTGCTCGCCATTGCAATGGTCATTCATACAATCCCAATCAGTCTTACAGTAGGTAATTTACTAGGAAACTCTGCATTAAGTATAACGATCACAGCTTCCATTATTCTTCATCATCTTCCTGAAGGATTTGCACTTACAACAGCCTTTCTCTCACAAAGTGAAAAGCTATGGAAGCTATTTATTTATTTCATCGGATTCTCCATTTTCTTTATCATTTTTATTTTAATTGGTCAGTATTGGGATTTAACAATAAGAGCACAAGGAATATTAATGGGCTTATCAATCGGGTTAATCGGGACGGCTAGTATTTCAGAGTTTATTTTGCACCATGTACAAACAGTCACTTTAAAAGCCTTTCTCACCTATATATTATTAGGCTATTTTTTAAGCTATATGTTCCACGTACTTGCAGGATGA
- a CDS encoding S-layer homology domain-containing protein, producing MKKTILAGALSIACFTGGFATQAQAQGNDNIANIIHPNQVVVATNQAQSMSYQDIYKMLLLSELGIDNPDNMTVVTTKNSITLKVSLKAVMDSYSDGTNLYPEGEKEFKENYEEIKKLFGDAMQMRFIQSGNSYKAEVYAEGKWQTASNEDVNDWLTVLNRADFDLKPGGYFTDAIGHWAESYIQLLYQAGIVTGVTDTTFNPNGQVTRGQLAAMIFRASGLDVNEDYEGPATYKDMQGFWGAKEVAILQEYGLLEIFDGENFEPNKPATREEMAHVTASYLESVEFDVEKANKNNTFTDKGDMRQEAVASIGLLQQLGIIEGANGKFNPKGNLTRAQFTKILSLTLMTVNK from the coding sequence ATGAAGAAAACGATTTTAGCTGGAGCTTTAAGTATTGCTTGTTTTACAGGAGGTTTTGCTACACAAGCACAAGCTCAAGGTAATGACAATATTGCCAATATTATTCATCCAAATCAGGTTGTTGTAGCAACAAACCAAGCGCAGTCTATGTCTTATCAAGATATCTACAAAATGCTATTACTTTCAGAATTAGGTATTGACAATCCTGATAATATGACTGTAGTAACAACTAAAAATAGCATTACTTTGAAAGTTTCACTAAAGGCAGTAATGGATAGCTATTCAGATGGGACAAACTTATATCCTGAGGGTGAAAAAGAGTTTAAAGAAAACTACGAAGAAATTAAAAAGCTATTTGGTGATGCTATGCAAATGCGCTTTATTCAATCTGGTAATAGTTACAAGGCTGAAGTTTATGCAGAGGGAAAATGGCAAACTGCAAGTAATGAAGATGTGAATGATTGGTTGACAGTATTAAACCGTGCAGATTTTGATCTTAAACCAGGTGGTTATTTTACAGATGCAATTGGTCACTGGGCTGAAAGCTATATCCAATTACTTTATCAAGCTGGAATAGTGACAGGTGTTACGGATACAACGTTTAATCCGAATGGTCAAGTAACACGTGGACAATTAGCTGCGATGATTTTCCGTGCTTCAGGACTAGATGTTAATGAAGATTATGAAGGTCCAGCTACATACAAAGATATGCAAGGCTTCTGGGGGGCAAAGGAAGTAGCGATTTTACAAGAGTATGGATTACTCGAAATTTTTGATGGTGAAAATTTCGAACCAAATAAACCGGCTACACGTGAGGAAATGGCTCATGTAACGGCAAGCTACTTGGAATCAGTAGAATTCGATGTAGAAAAGGCTAATAAAAATAATACTTTTACAGATAAAGGTGACATGCGTCAGGAAGCGGTAGCATCGATTGGCTTATTACAGCAATTAGGAATTATTGAAGGCGCAAATGGTAAGTTTAATCCAAAAGGCAATTTGACACGTGCGCAATTTACGAAAATCTTATCGCTTACACTGATGACAGTAAATAAATAG